In Halapricum desulfuricans, a single window of DNA contains:
- a CDS encoding RNA-guided endonuclease InsQ/TnpB family protein, with protein sequence MEKRRTVPVKLDVDSDDAALLEETIDEFLWAANYVTRHAFDGEYVTTSKTTLNDDTYDDVRAETRLHSNHVQAARNKAADACKSVVKKWKQGKKASMPHFTSPHLVYDHRTATFHDEYVSLATVDGRIEADYVLPDEKRNTPHAEYLFSDEYETTGAELHYSNGNWMLHIHTKTDVEPDTSAQDATENSTVLGVDLGVNNLAVASTGTFWTGDEFDHWRREYEKRRGDLQEHGTRWAHENMQAVGRKEDGRFKITLHRLSNELVAEARENECSVIAFEDLTDIRERTGASWGHKWAFRRLVEYVEYKAAEYGIDVEQVDPENTSRRCSHCGFTHPDNRDGEAFECLKCGYENHADYNAAKNIGLRYLRRNQTGSGGGAPVGVRLNSGTLNANGGYSPADESARAGVHAESPRL encoded by the coding sequence ATGGAGAAGCGGCGGACTGTCCCCGTGAAACTCGACGTGGACAGTGACGACGCCGCACTCCTCGAAGAGACCATAGACGAGTTTCTGTGGGCGGCTAACTATGTGACGCGCCACGCGTTCGACGGCGAATACGTCACCACAAGCAAGACCACGCTCAACGACGACACCTACGACGACGTGCGTGCGGAAACTCGTCTACACAGCAACCACGTCCAAGCCGCCCGAAACAAGGCCGCCGACGCCTGCAAAAGCGTGGTCAAAAAGTGGAAACAGGGCAAGAAAGCGTCGATGCCCCACTTCACCAGCCCCCACCTCGTCTACGACCACCGCACCGCCACCTTCCACGACGAGTACGTGTCGCTGGCAACAGTTGATGGTCGCATCGAAGCCGACTACGTGCTCCCTGACGAAAAGCGAAACACGCCCCATGCGGAATACCTTTTCTCGGACGAATACGAAACCACGGGGGCGGAACTACACTACAGCAACGGCAACTGGATGCTTCACATCCACACAAAGACGGACGTGGAGCCTGACACGTCGGCACAGGATGCCACCGAGAACAGCACAGTTCTCGGGGTAGACCTCGGCGTGAACAATCTCGCAGTTGCCTCAACCGGCACGTTTTGGACTGGTGACGAATTTGACCACTGGCGACGTGAGTACGAGAAACGCCGTGGGGACTTGCAGGAACACGGCACGCGGTGGGCACACGAGAATATGCAGGCTGTCGGTCGCAAAGAAGACGGTCGGTTCAAGATAACGCTTCACCGTCTCTCGAACGAGTTGGTGGCTGAAGCCCGCGAGAACGAGTGTTCGGTGATAGCGTTTGAAGACCTGACAGACATTCGGGAACGCACTGGTGCGTCGTGGGGTCACAAGTGGGCGTTTCGTCGGCTTGTCGAGTACGTCGAGTACAAAGCCGCCGAGTACGGTATCGACGTGGAACAGGTTGACCCAGAGAACACGTCGCGTCGGTGCTCACACTGTGGGTTCACGCATCCAGATAACCGCGATGGTGAGGCCTTCGAGTGCTTGAAATGCGGCTATGAGAACCACGCGGATTACAACGCGGCGAAGAACATCGGTTTGCGGTATCTCCGCCGGAACCAAACTGGCTCTGGTGGAGGCGCACCCGTAGGCGTGCGCTTGAACAGCGGGACGCTGAACGCGAATGGAGGTTATTCTCCTGCCGACGAGTCGGCCAGAGCGGGAGTCCACGCTGAAAGCCCACGGCTTTAG
- a CDS encoding radical SAM protein, with protein sequence MISKGCEQCAKGGKMVIFVYGYCDQRDCFYCPLGENRKNVTDVYANERKVEEDEDIIREAERMSAMGSSITGGEPQEVMDRTTRYISLLKDEFGDDHHIHLYTGITGGRENMRRLAEAGLDEIRFHPPLEQWGELHGTEWEEILYIAREEGITPAFEIPGIRPETEFLEFIDEGAAEFCNVNEFEMSHGNFRRMQEEGYELREGHMSAVESGREEILDVMGDHEKVYFCTSVFKDAAQHRRRLKRMARNVRRPFDEITDDGTLVYGKATVDPGRFEELGVPEEYYTVKSEHVEVAWWLLEEMVGEGDIERGEIVEQYPTVDGTVVERTPVA encoded by the coding sequence ATGATCTCCAAGGGTTGCGAGCAGTGTGCGAAAGGCGGCAAGATGGTGATTTTCGTCTACGGGTACTGCGATCAGCGCGACTGTTTCTACTGCCCCCTTGGGGAGAACCGCAAGAACGTCACCGACGTCTACGCCAACGAGCGGAAAGTCGAGGAGGACGAGGACATCATCCGCGAGGCCGAGCGCATGAGCGCGATGGGGTCCTCGATCACCGGCGGCGAACCCCAGGAAGTGATGGACCGGACGACCCGCTACATCTCGCTGCTGAAAGACGAGTTCGGCGATGACCACCACATCCACCTCTATACGGGGATCACCGGCGGTCGGGAGAACATGCGCCGGCTGGCCGAGGCCGGACTGGACGAGATCCGCTTTCACCCGCCGCTCGAACAGTGGGGGGAGCTGCACGGCACCGAGTGGGAGGAGATCCTCTACATCGCCCGCGAGGAAGGAATCACGCCAGCCTTCGAGATTCCGGGCATCCGGCCTGAGACGGAGTTCCTCGAGTTCATCGACGAGGGTGCCGCGGAGTTCTGCAACGTCAACGAGTTCGAGATGTCCCACGGCAACTTCCGGCGGATGCAAGAGGAGGGCTACGAACTCCGGGAGGGCCACATGAGCGCCGTCGAGAGCGGCCGCGAGGAGATCCTGGACGTGATGGGCGACCACGAGAAGGTCTACTTCTGTACGTCCGTGTTCAAAGACGCCGCACAACACCGCCGTCGGCTCAAACGGATGGCCCGCAACGTTCGTCGTCCCTTCGACGAGATCACCGACGACGGAACGCTCGTCTACGGCAAGGCGACGGTCGACCCGGGACGCTTCGAGGAACTGGGCGTCCCGGAGGAGTACTATACCGTCAAGTCCGAGCACGTCGAGGTCGCGTGGTGGCTGTTAGAGGAGATGGTCGGGGAGGGTGACATCGAACGCGGCGAGATCGTCGAGCAGTACCCGACGGTCGATGGCACGGTCGTCGAGCGGACACCGGTGGCGTAG
- the sugE gene encoding quaternary ammonium compound efflux SMR transporter SugE has translation MAWIVLFVAGLFEIAWAIGLAYSDGLSKPLPTLGTVAALLVSMVLLAHAVQELPVGTAYAVWTGIGAVGTASLGIVLLDEPATLARVAFIGVIVVGIVGLNLTSGGH, from the coding sequence ATGGCCTGGATCGTACTGTTCGTCGCGGGACTGTTCGAGATCGCGTGGGCGATCGGGCTCGCGTACTCCGACGGGCTCTCGAAGCCGCTCCCGACGCTCGGAACTGTCGCCGCACTGCTCGTCAGTATGGTCCTGCTCGCACATGCCGTCCAGGAGTTGCCCGTCGGGACGGCGTATGCCGTGTGGACCGGCATCGGGGCCGTCGGAACCGCATCGCTCGGGATCGTGCTCCTCGATGAGCCCGCGACGCTCGCTCGCGTCGCCTTCATCGGCGTGATCGTCGTCGGGATCGTCGGGCTCAACCTCACGTCCGGTGGACACTGA
- a CDS encoding DUF5807 family protein: MSKRSEFLAGDRPDDVAFFLREDTVDDLDALEPYAEPVENGVVLVLPGENGRSAFRKATGTDPMELAQAAMDTDGTIESDLTGGVCPASDDDSNAEHAVRFIFAFAEEQNEDVGGIYAQGDVVHAYAVCDCGQRYSQKWVVGER; the protein is encoded by the coding sequence ATGAGCAAGCGATCCGAGTTCCTGGCCGGCGACCGACCCGACGACGTGGCGTTCTTTCTCCGGGAAGACACCGTCGACGATCTCGACGCGCTGGAACCGTACGCCGAACCCGTCGAGAACGGCGTCGTCCTCGTCCTGCCGGGCGAGAACGGCCGAAGCGCTTTCCGGAAGGCGACCGGCACGGACCCGATGGAACTGGCCCAGGCGGCGATGGACACCGACGGCACGATCGAATCCGATCTGACTGGTGGCGTCTGTCCCGCGAGCGACGACGACTCGAACGCTGAACACGCTGTCCGGTTCATCTTCGCGTTTGCCGAGGAACAGAACGAAGACGTCGGCGGGATCTACGCACAAGGCGACGTCGTTCACGCCTACGCGGTCTGTGATTGCGGCCAGCGATACAGTCAGAAGTGGGTCGTCGGCGAGCGATAG
- the flaJ gene encoding archaellar assembly protein FlaJ: protein MATKDSATIDLSISSTLAGLMDSYRKLDIPLQRYLLTILLPATVFFLVTIVATVVFDIPLFIRAPIPMLGLLIFATAVFFPKVQLSQRKRQLNNRFHLLVTHMTVLSTTKIDRMEVFRALAEEDEYGELATELGRVVELVDTWNQSLDDACRRRAKQVPSETLSDFFERLAYNLGAGQPLDDYLISEQDMIIENYTTVYEGTLGNLNVMKDLYLSMILSMTFALVFAVVLPVLTGTNPTATVASVILLFVFVQAGFYLAIRSIAPYDPVWYHPEEYPSPIEDRLNRAFAVGIGLTAVLVFITFGGRLGISPITLDTLVPFWSPPPLTLYAAVPVTPLLIPGLAARAEERRIQGRDEEFPSFIRGLGATEGAKQSTTSTVLKSLRKKDFGALTPQIDNLYKRLNMRIEPASAWRHFTAESRSYLIQTFSEMYLVGREMGGDPKMLGELIAENMNEVLQLRQQRRQETTTLIGLLYGITAASTFAFFIGLQVVNILTGLSLNLAETSQFDAGALINTGVYDIPLIEFLLIVVVVFNAMLSALMVRTLDGGHKMNSYMHFVMLAWLGALTAIFTKWMVSQFLTI from the coding sequence ATGGCGACGAAAGACTCCGCTACGATTGATCTGTCGATCTCGAGCACGCTCGCGGGACTGATGGATTCCTATCGGAAACTCGACATCCCGCTCCAGCGATACCTCCTGACGATCCTGTTGCCGGCGACCGTGTTTTTCCTCGTGACGATTGTCGCCACGGTCGTTTTCGACATCCCACTGTTCATTCGGGCACCGATCCCGATGCTCGGGCTCCTGATCTTCGCGACGGCCGTGTTCTTCCCCAAGGTCCAGCTCTCCCAGCGCAAACGCCAGCTCAACAACCGGTTTCACCTGCTGGTCACGCACATGACCGTCCTCTCGACGACGAAGATCGATCGCATGGAAGTGTTCCGCGCGCTCGCGGAGGAAGACGAGTACGGCGAACTCGCGACCGAACTCGGGCGAGTCGTCGAGCTGGTCGACACCTGGAATCAGAGCCTCGACGACGCCTGTCGGCGACGGGCCAAACAGGTCCCGAGCGAGACGCTCTCGGATTTCTTCGAACGGCTGGCGTACAATCTCGGTGCCGGACAGCCGCTCGACGATTACCTGATCAGCGAACAGGACATGATCATCGAGAACTACACGACGGTCTACGAGGGGACGCTGGGCAACCTCAACGTGATGAAAGACCTCTACCTGTCGATGATCCTCTCGATGACGTTCGCGCTCGTGTTCGCGGTCGTCCTGCCGGTGTTGACCGGAACTAACCCGACGGCGACGGTCGCGTCGGTCATCCTCCTGTTCGTGTTCGTCCAGGCCGGGTTCTACCTCGCCATCCGGTCGATCGCGCCCTACGACCCGGTCTGGTACCACCCCGAGGAGTACCCCTCACCGATCGAGGACCGTCTCAATCGGGCGTTCGCGGTCGGGATCGGCCTCACGGCTGTGCTGGTGTTTATCACCTTCGGCGGCCGACTCGGGATCAGTCCGATCACGCTCGATACGCTCGTTCCGTTCTGGTCGCCGCCACCGCTGACGCTGTACGCCGCCGTCCCCGTGACGCCGCTTTTGATCCCGGGGCTCGCGGCCCGTGCCGAAGAGCGGCGGATTCAGGGCCGTGACGAGGAGTTCCCCAGTTTCATTCGCGGGCTCGGGGCCACTGAGGGTGCCAAGCAGTCGACCACCTCGACGGTGCTGAAGTCGCTCCGAAAGAAGGACTTCGGCGCGCTGACGCCACAGATCGACAACCTCTACAAGCGGTTGAACATGCGCATCGAACCCGCCAGCGCCTGGCGTCACTTCACTGCCGAGTCGCGGTCGTATCTCATCCAGACGTTCTCGGAGATGTACCTCGTCGGCCGCGAGATGGGTGGCGATCCCAAGATGCTGGGTGAACTCATCGCGGAAAACATGAACGAAGTGCTCCAGTTGCGCCAGCAGCGCCGCCAGGAGACGACCACGCTGATCGGGTTGCTGTACGGTATCACTGCGGCCTCGACGTTCGCCTTCTTCATCGGACTTCAGGTCGTCAATATCCTCACCGGCCTCTCGCTGAATCTCGCCGAGACGAGCCAGTTCGACGCCGGTGCGTTGATCAACACCGGCGTCTACGACATCCCGCTGATCGAGTTCCTGCTGATCGTCGTCGTCGTGTTCAACGCCATGCTGTCGGCACTGATGGTCCGCACGCTCGACGGCGGCCACAAGATGAACTCCTACATGCACTTCGTGATGCTCGCCTGGCTCGGAGCGCTGACGGCGATTTTCACCAAGTGGATGGTCTCGCAGTTCCTCACTATCTAG
- a CDS encoding type II/IV secretion system ATPase subunit, protein MTEQGRPKPSDELRQYAANRPHLRDHLKKFKQITGEFPMFVEEAAGELETDRPNILYPVGGPIFTHIYGDIGQDMKYYAIEPDLSDEEQVVFDKVRNRLLQRSVNKPAPTDESEYDDRIEELLQETTHVKTRESGSGVLSRLRNLSSIGKIDVKPETYENIRYRLNRDIVGLGPLEPVMRDPANEDIHVIGPTECYVDHGVFGMLETTVEWNSNEEFDQWLRNMGERIGDPVSDSDPIVDSTLPDGSRLNLIYSDDVSVKGPSLTIRQGDETPLSIFQITKWGTLSPQLAAYLWLALENEQTVFVVGETASGKTTTLNAVMSFIPRDSKIYTAEDTAEVLPPHDTWQQLLTREGDESSGTGVDMFDLVAAALRSRPDYIIVGEVRGEEGRMAFQAAQTGHPVMLTFHASDIVSMIQRFTGDPINVPETFMDNADIALFQNRVKQGDDVLRRVTSVQEIEGYSKEMEGVITRQVFYWDPVEDEIVFQGMNNSYVLEEQIATLLGYEDTRDIYDDLQFRADLIQRAIQENILGYHEVNEFIEDFQRDGLEGVPFDIHRPD, encoded by the coding sequence ATGACCGAACAGGGACGACCGAAACCGTCGGACGAACTCAGACAGTACGCGGCCAACCGGCCACATCTGCGCGATCACCTCAAGAAGTTCAAGCAGATTACCGGCGAGTTCCCCATGTTCGTCGAGGAGGCCGCCGGCGAACTCGAGACCGACCGCCCGAACATCCTCTATCCGGTCGGTGGCCCGATCTTCACCCACATCTACGGCGACATCGGGCAGGACATGAAATATTACGCGATCGAACCGGATCTGTCCGACGAGGAGCAGGTCGTGTTCGACAAGGTACGCAATCGCCTGCTCCAGCGCAGTGTCAACAAGCCCGCTCCGACCGACGAATCGGAGTACGACGACCGAATCGAGGAACTCCTCCAGGAGACGACACACGTCAAGACCCGCGAGAGCGGCTCGGGGGTCCTCTCGCGACTCCGGAACCTCAGCTCGATCGGCAAGATCGACGTCAAGCCGGAAACCTACGAGAACATCCGCTACCGACTCAACCGAGACATCGTCGGCCTCGGCCCGCTCGAACCGGTCATGCGCGACCCTGCGAACGAGGACATCCACGTCATCGGGCCGACCGAGTGCTACGTCGATCATGGCGTCTTCGGGATGCTTGAGACGACTGTCGAGTGGAACAGCAACGAGGAGTTCGACCAGTGGCTGCGTAACATGGGCGAGCGCATCGGCGATCCCGTCTCCGACAGCGACCCGATCGTCGACTCGACGCTGCCGGACGGCTCGCGTCTGAACCTCATCTACTCCGACGACGTCTCGGTCAAAGGCCCCAGCCTCACGATCCGCCAGGGCGACGAGACGCCGCTGTCGATCTTCCAGATTACCAAGTGGGGGACGCTTAGCCCGCAACTGGCCGCGTATCTCTGGCTCGCGCTGGAGAACGAACAGACCGTCTTCGTCGTCGGAGAGACGGCGTCCGGGAAGACCACGACGCTGAACGCGGTCATGTCGTTCATCCCGCGGGACAGCAAGATCTACACCGCCGAGGACACCGCCGAAGTGCTCCCGCCACATGACACCTGGCAACAGTTGCTCACCCGCGAGGGCGACGAGTCGAGCGGCACCGGTGTGGACATGTTCGACCTCGTGGCTGCCGCGCTGCGCTCTCGCCCCGACTACATCATCGTGGGCGAGGTCCGCGGCGAGGAAGGTCGGATGGCGTTTCAGGCCGCTCAGACCGGCCACCCTGTCATGCTGACCTTCCACGCCAGCGACATCGTCTCGATGATCCAGCGGTTCACCGGCGATCCGATCAACGTCCCCGAGACATTCATGGACAACGCCGACATCGCGCTCTTCCAGAACCGCGTCAAACAGGGCGACGACGTCCTTCGGCGCGTGACCAGCGTCCAGGAGATCGAGGGTTACTCCAAGGAGATGGAAGGTGTCATCACTCGACAGGTGTTCTACTGGGATCCCGTCGAAGACGAGATTGTCTTCCAGGGGATGAACAACTCCTACGTCCTCGAAGAGCAGATCGCGACGCTGCTGGGCTACGAGGACACCCGTGACATCTACGACGACTTGCAGTTCCGTGCCGACCTGATCCAGCGCGCGATCCAGGAAAACATCCTCGGCTATCACGAGGTCAACGAGTTCATCGAGGACTTCCAGCGGGACGGACTGGAGGGCGTCCCCTTTGACATCCACCGACCCGACTGA
- a CDS encoding ATPase domain-containing protein: MSIATTDLFSLGLDERDRLNKELGGGIPPGSIVLIEGDYGAGKSAMSQRFTYGLCEEGHQVTMLSTELTVGSFLDQMHSLDYDMVEHILDEHVLFLHADIGDSNTFSDEDDGGERMDLLKRLMDAEVMWESDVIIIDTFDAILRNDPKFEALVRKNEERQAALEIISFFRDIIAEGKVIVLTVDPSTLDEDAIGPFRSIADVFLELEMIEVGNDVRRQISVKRFAGMGEQVGDTIGYSVRSGTGIVIESRSVA, encoded by the coding sequence ATGAGTATCGCAACGACCGATCTCTTCTCGCTTGGACTGGACGAGCGCGACCGACTGAACAAGGAACTCGGCGGCGGTATCCCGCCCGGGAGTATCGTCCTCATCGAGGGCGACTACGGGGCCGGCAAATCGGCGATGAGTCAGCGGTTCACCTACGGCCTCTGTGAAGAGGGACATCAGGTAACGATGCTCTCGACCGAACTCACTGTCGGAAGCTTTCTCGACCAGATGCACAGCCTCGATTACGACATGGTCGAGCACATACTCGACGAGCACGTCCTGTTCCTGCACGCCGACATCGGCGATTCGAATACCTTCTCCGACGAAGACGACGGCGGCGAGCGCATGGATCTACTCAAGCGACTGATGGACGCCGAGGTCATGTGGGAGTCGGACGTGATCATCATCGATACGTTCGACGCGATCTTGCGCAACGATCCGAAGTTCGAGGCCCTCGTCCGGAAAAACGAGGAGCGACAGGCGGCACTGGAGATCATCTCCTTCTTCCGGGACATCATCGCGGAGGGGAAAGTCATCGTGCTCACTGTCGACCCCTCGACGCTGGACGAGGACGCGATCGGGCCGTTCCGGTCGATCGCGGACGTGTTCCTCGAACTGGAGATGATCGAGGTCGGCAACGACGTGCGTCGACAGATCTCAGTCAAACGGTTCGCCGGCATGGGCGAGCAGGTCGGCGATACGATCGGCTACTCGGTCCGCTCGGGTACCGGCATCGTCATCGAATCACGGAGCGTGGCATAA
- a CDS encoding flagellar protein G translates to MASVSASHLILFIASVLVAASVAGTITNTVGRLSEGVSEQGDALSQDVRTDVEVISDSGAQIYNRTGDENVTLLVKNTGSRILPANGDQLTVLLDGAFQSDIEVTVVDGENPDSWRPGDVVRVEFATPDLASGDHRVKVSINGDEEVFRFNV, encoded by the coding sequence GTGGCTAGCGTCTCCGCGTCGCATCTGATCCTGTTTATCGCCAGCGTGCTCGTCGCGGCGAGCGTCGCCGGCACGATCACGAACACTGTCGGCCGTCTCAGCGAGGGCGTCTCCGAACAGGGCGACGCGCTGAGCCAGGACGTCCGTACGGACGTCGAGGTCATCAGCGACAGCGGCGCGCAGATCTACAACCGTACCGGGGACGAAAACGTCACGCTACTGGTGAAGAACACCGGCTCGCGTATACTGCCGGCGAACGGCGACCAGCTGACGGTACTGCTGGACGGTGCTTTCCAGTCGGACATCGAGGTGACGGTCGTCGATGGCGAGAACCCTGACAGCTGGCGGCCGGGCGACGTCGTCCGGGTCGAGTTCGCCACACCGGATCTCGCTTCGGGGGACCACCGGGTCAAGGTGTCGATCAACGGTGACGAGGAGGTGTTCAGATTTAACGTATGA
- a CDS encoding flagellin has translation MGFSLSGSAAIVFVGLFIAFGTFYSASTNTMGQVTDANSDWQDRRLAQHNTQIDIVSAVYDNETDSLVVEVNNTGATTLSVEATDLLVDNEYRTAMQDRDVDDDSETDIWASGQRLTFSVSATSQPDRVKVVTENGVAATEVVTRG, from the coding sequence ATGGGCTTCAGCCTTAGCGGCTCGGCGGCGATCGTGTTTGTCGGGTTGTTCATCGCGTTCGGGACCTTCTACAGCGCCAGTACCAACACGATGGGTCAGGTAACTGACGCCAACTCCGACTGGCAGGACAGGCGCCTCGCCCAGCACAACACGCAGATCGATATCGTCAGCGCGGTCTACGACAACGAGACCGACAGCCTCGTCGTCGAGGTCAACAACACCGGAGCGACGACCCTCTCCGTCGAGGCGACGGATCTACTCGTCGACAACGAGTACCGGACGGCGATGCAGGACCGCGATGTCGACGACGACTCCGAGACCGACATCTGGGCGTCGGGTCAGCGACTCACGTTCAGCGTGAGCGCGACGAGCCAGCCGGACCGGGTCAAAGTAGTGACTGAAAACGGCGTGGCGGCAACGGAGGTGGTGACGCGTGGCTAG
- a CDS encoding FlaD/FlaE family flagellar protein, giving the protein MSDFATVAALSSLVEAVMASTSDVSGVGQVALPGDPVVLTLFSAGVAGMSIKNVFDSILSDEDDGESEQMSDGAGLMDEEGGDDLGGLGGFEDEGDDEFGDFGDDEFGDMDGGPDTDELEHRLDELETEVGSLSSTVNTVRNENEQISETVDDVEENVRKLLDIYEMVTRGVNPFADDIEGGGLSGGDGDSFGLFDTDQQDDDGDEELDEDIANADAEGFFDDDLVDDDDGEFGESVEDVMGEEDLDGGSDPFEDDFDDEAFGEDDFDDEAFGEDDFDDGDLDEGGLADDFGDGGSDESKGDSDDGGGGKSFQELKDEYESGEADWAEEDSGDEPLEEETDESDGDDAAEAFDDEFDGETDAGDEFDGETDAGDALDDTGDETEDALDDELADDELFDTVIEDEGGAEVEPETEQTADEANGSETPESVEESRDSSGGSEQAHAEPTTDESAAASGQPNSTQTAESDDRRTAAAERDGKPYLATMPDGYGSELIVFEWLEYLVGEVGVRSTAEAIDYYERIDWLSEPVADSLQDYLRGFDDDSTGGNLTIDHHTRSLKYIGQLNGVPQVERMGLSGGGSDGLQP; this is encoded by the coding sequence ATGAGTGATTTCGCCACCGTCGCCGCACTGTCGAGTCTGGTTGAGGCAGTGATGGCGTCCACCAGCGATGTATCCGGAGTCGGTCAGGTGGCACTCCCGGGCGATCCAGTCGTGTTGACACTGTTTTCTGCAGGTGTTGCCGGGATGAGCATCAAGAACGTCTTCGATTCGATCCTGTCGGATGAGGACGACGGAGAGAGCGAGCAGATGAGCGACGGAGCCGGCCTGATGGACGAAGAGGGCGGCGACGACCTGGGCGGACTCGGCGGCTTCGAGGACGAGGGCGACGACGAGTTCGGCGACTTCGGCGACGACGAGTTCGGCGACATGGACGGCGGTCCCGACACGGACGAACTCGAACACCGGCTCGACGAACTCGAAACGGAGGTCGGCAGTCTCTCTTCGACGGTCAACACGGTCCGCAACGAGAACGAACAGATCAGCGAGACGGTCGATGACGTCGAGGAGAACGTCCGAAAACTGCTCGATATCTACGAGATGGTTACGCGGGGGGTCAATCCCTTCGCCGACGACATCGAGGGCGGCGGTCTGAGCGGTGGCGACGGCGATTCGTTCGGTCTGTTCGATACCGACCAGCAGGACGACGACGGCGACGAGGAACTGGACGAAGACATCGCAAACGCGGACGCGGAGGGCTTTTTCGACGACGACCTCGTCGACGATGACGACGGTGAGTTCGGCGAGTCCGTCGAGGACGTGATGGGCGAAGAGGACCTCGACGGGGGCAGCGACCCGTTCGAAGACGACTTCGACGACGAGGCGTTCGGTGAAGACGACTTCGACGACGAGGCGTTCGGTGAAGACGACTTCGACGACGGTGACCTCGACGAAGGTGGGCTTGCGGACGACTTCGGCGATGGAGGGTCCGACGAAAGCAAAGGCGACAGCGACGACGGTGGCGGCGGGAAATCGTTCCAGGAGCTCAAAGACGAGTACGAGTCCGGCGAAGCCGACTGGGCCGAGGAAGACAGCGGCGACGAACCCCTCGAAGAAGAGACTGACGAGTCTGACGGCGACGACGCCGCGGAGGCGTTCGACGACGAGTTCGACGGTGAAACGGACGCCGGCGACGAGTTCGACGGTGAAACGGACGCTGGCGACGCGCTTGACGACACTGGTGACGAGACGGAGGACGCCCTCGACGACGAGCTGGCCGACGACGAGCTGTTCGATACCGTGATCGAAGACGAGGGAGGTGCCGAGGTCGAACCGGAGACGGAACAGACGGCAGACGAAGCGAACGGGTCGGAGACGCCCGAAAGTGTCGAGGAGTCTCGCGATTCGTCCGGCGGCTCCGAGCAGGCACATGCCGAACCGACGACCGACGAATCCGCAGCGGCGAGTGGACAGCCGAACAGTACACAGACCGCCGAAAGCGACGACCGGCGCACAGCCGCCGCGGAACGCGACGGCAAGCCCTATCTCGCGACGATGCCGGACGGCTACGGTTCGGAACTCATCGTCTTCGAGTGGCTCGAATATCTCGTCGGCGAGGTCGGCGTCCGCTCGACCGCGGAGGCGATCGACTACTACGAGCGCATCGACTGGCTGAGCGAGCCGGTCGCCGACAGCCTGCAGGACTATCTACGCGGATTCGACGACGACAGTACGGGCGGCAACCTGACGATCGACCACCACACGCGATCGCTCAAGTACATCGGCCAGCTCAACGGTGTCCCACAGGTCGAGCGTATGGGGCTTTCCGGAGGTGGATCCGATGGGCTTCAGCCTTAG
- a CDS encoding chemotaxis protein CheD, which yields MKVYDGQAESESKPEQIKIGIAEYDVTRNGAVLTTSGLGSCIGVALHDETVPVSGLVHVMLPSADEAENGNPAKFADTGVETLIEELEDAGGDRSNMVAKIAGGSDMLDFSESGSGIGQRNAEQVQETLEEHGIPVVGADIGGDHGRSIKLKGSTGQLVVKSANKGSTEL from the coding sequence ATGAAGGTCTACGACGGACAGGCTGAGTCGGAATCCAAGCCTGAGCAGATCAAGATCGGGATCGCGGAATACGACGTGACGAGAAACGGGGCCGTGTTGACGACGAGCGGTCTCGGGTCCTGTATCGGCGTCGCGCTCCACGACGAGACGGTTCCCGTGTCCGGACTCGTTCACGTGATGTTGCCGTCGGCCGACGAGGCGGAAAACGGCAACCCGGCGAAGTTCGCGGACACGGGCGTGGAAACGCTCATCGAAGAACTCGAAGACGCCGGCGGCGACAGGTCGAACATGGTCGCAAAGATCGCCGGCGGTAGCGACATGCTCGATTTCTCCGAGAGCGGATCCGGCATCGGTCAGCGCAACGCCGAACAGGTACAGGAAACGCTCGAGGAACACGGTATCCCGGTCGTCGGTGCGGACATCGGCGGCGATCACGGCCGGTCGATCAAGCTCAAGGGTTCGACCGGGCAACTCGTCGTCAAAAGCGCAAACAAGGGGAGTACCGAGTTGTGA